A stretch of Candidatus Vicinibacter affinis DNA encodes these proteins:
- a CDS encoding RsmD family RNA methyltransferase encodes MRISGGSLRGRTFYPPANNWPTRPTTDISRTALFNILNNLIDFEEVRMLDLFGGTGAHSYEMVSRGCKDVTYVDKFIPATKFVQQKIKDFKIEGLIKIVHSDYLIYIRTSTLQYDYIFAGPPYGLEKLNQIPDQIFASNILATDGLFILEHNPEHDFTKHPRFWQQRNYGQTIFSFFRFDLIKEEEE; translated from the coding sequence ATGAGAATTTCCGGCGGCAGCCTGAGAGGTAGAACCTTTTATCCACCGGCCAACAACTGGCCTACAAGGCCCACTACTGATATTTCAAGAACAGCCCTGTTCAACATATTGAACAATCTCATAGACTTTGAAGAAGTCCGGATGCTGGACCTTTTCGGAGGCACCGGTGCCCATTCCTATGAAATGGTTTCTCGTGGATGCAAGGATGTGACTTATGTCGATAAATTTATTCCGGCAACAAAATTTGTTCAGCAAAAAATTAAAGATTTTAAAATTGAAGGTCTTATCAAAATCGTTCACAGTGATTATCTGATTTATATTAGAACCAGCACGCTCCAATATGATTATATATTTGCGGGACCTCCTTATGGGCTGGAAAAATTAAATCAGATTCCGGATCAAATATTTGCTTCAAACATCCTTGCCACCGATGGCTTATTCATTTTGGAACACAATCCTGAACACGACTTTACAAAGCATCCTCGATTTTGGCAACAAAGAAATTATGGTCAGACGATTTTCAGTTTCTTCAGGTTTGATTTAATAAAGGAAGAGGAAGAATAA
- a CDS encoding DUF3822 family protein, translated as MLGLVNQDSIYLVSKLGSIQLKPVDKEELIESKKWVSAISISRKFMLRPAGFAQELVSLPFPVFPSEQLESQDDKPLPYATDFTLKNRFKPAFLDIRHISGYLNEISLDAQCTDRTCTFIAILANTAVVIVKRLEDFLYFNIFEFEESPELLYYIAAVFEQLNLDRENARLVMMGEIREGSQLYNQFKIYFRNLHVDESNFFSRFSSN; from the coding sequence ATGTTAGGACTTGTCAATCAGGATAGTATATATTTAGTTTCTAAACTTGGGTCCATCCAACTTAAGCCCGTGGATAAAGAAGAACTCATCGAATCTAAAAAATGGGTTTCGGCTATATCCATCAGCAGAAAATTTATGCTTAGACCAGCCGGCTTCGCGCAGGAACTTGTGTCTCTTCCATTTCCTGTTTTTCCCTCTGAACAATTGGAATCTCAGGATGATAAACCATTGCCATACGCAACGGATTTTACCCTAAAAAATCGATTCAAACCGGCATTCCTGGACATACGTCATATTTCGGGCTACCTGAATGAAATCTCTTTGGATGCTCAATGTACTGACAGGACCTGTACCTTTATTGCCATCCTCGCCAATACAGCGGTGGTAATTGTAAAACGGCTGGAAGATTTTCTGTATTTCAATATTTTTGAATTTGAGGAGTCCCCGGAACTGTTGTATTACATTGCCGCTGTTTTTGAGCAATTAAATCTGGACCGAGAAAATGCCAGATTGGTCATGATGGGTGAAATCAGAGAAGGTTCTCAACTGTACAACCAATTTAAAATTTATTTCAGAAACCTGCATGTGGACGAATCCAATTTCTTTTCCCGTTTTTCTTCCAATTAA
- a CDS encoding ComEC/Rec2 family competence protein: MIRALLAQPFLYVTVWLAICLQIPMEYVPMFLLSVLLAFSGIYWYVRIKSGTALNGYLFLIPLSLVFALRTYTHQLEDHPDDVPKSLTLENQPGLIEGIETSDSVIHLNLNFIQSNKKYHARIKIASDQYPYPLLPGDSIYFSGQLVRPSPAFEFDPFDYAEYLEQKHIQFLNRNEVKIHGQNRSSNFNIRKLAHQAKTKICHSLLSNVEQKEYGGLLIAILVGDKGLVSDRIKNQFIATGTAHILAVSGMHLGMLYAMLTFLMSIISTHFLLAKKSQTFIILILIWFFAIITGLSPAILRAAVMFSLLEFGIYLRRKSHGINILFGTAFLMIFHNPCILKDIGFQLSFMAVLSIMLFQAPINKLMRNSNKILNYLSEIIAVSLAVQFLITPISSFYFGSFPTYFLLTNLVWVPLSFILMILGIIVLITCSFYLPLSHLMGSCCAWSIQAGLHFFDQVEKWPIYKIDQLMIYPEQLVFIYSAFFCIFLWLKFNYRSMMFAALLFLLSFAIVYPMRIWKFSKESELVLYSKNKESVMDIRTGLKVFSFVQENQSIPVLNYYHQYHQIKEREIIRMDENMAYHFKTLDLNSDSISWCINLNGFNDGLEKCTKKMLLVRNLIKLDSCMILDHQPDLVVLCKQNRTAIINQLTHFLSNENIPFVDMRTGTQLIKF, from the coding sequence ATGATCAGAGCCCTGTTAGCACAACCTTTTCTGTATGTGACGGTATGGCTTGCCATTTGTCTGCAGATTCCGATGGAGTATGTACCCATGTTCCTGCTGTCCGTGTTATTGGCATTTTCAGGAATATACTGGTATGTCAGAATAAAATCAGGGACTGCCTTGAATGGCTATTTGTTTTTAATTCCACTGAGCCTGGTCTTTGCATTAAGAACCTATACACACCAGTTAGAAGACCATCCGGATGATGTACCTAAAAGTCTTACCCTGGAAAATCAACCGGGATTGATTGAGGGAATCGAAACTTCAGACAGTGTGATTCATCTTAATTTAAATTTCATCCAATCCAACAAAAAATATCATGCAAGAATTAAAATTGCATCCGACCAATACCCCTATCCGCTGCTTCCCGGAGACAGTATTTATTTTTCTGGACAATTAGTACGACCTTCTCCTGCATTTGAATTTGATCCATTTGACTATGCAGAATACCTGGAACAAAAACACATTCAGTTCCTCAATAGAAATGAAGTTAAAATTCATGGTCAAAATAGATCATCCAATTTCAACATCCGGAAGTTGGCACATCAGGCAAAAACGAAAATCTGTCATTCACTGTTGAGCAATGTTGAACAAAAAGAATACGGCGGTTTGTTGATAGCCATTCTGGTGGGCGATAAAGGATTGGTCAGCGACCGAATAAAAAATCAATTCATTGCCACAGGGACCGCTCACATTCTGGCAGTGTCCGGAATGCATCTGGGGATGCTTTATGCAATGCTTACATTTTTGATGTCAATCATTTCAACACATTTTTTGCTCGCCAAAAAATCACAAACTTTCATCATACTCATTTTAATTTGGTTTTTTGCAATCATCACAGGACTCAGCCCTGCAATCTTAAGAGCCGCTGTGATGTTCAGTCTGTTGGAATTCGGGATTTATCTAAGACGTAAATCTCATGGGATCAACATACTTTTCGGGACCGCTTTTTTGATGATCTTCCATAATCCCTGCATTTTAAAAGATATAGGATTTCAATTATCATTCATGGCCGTTCTCAGCATCATGCTCTTCCAAGCGCCGATCAATAAACTCATGCGTAACTCAAATAAAATTTTGAATTACCTCTCAGAAATTATTGCGGTGAGTCTGGCCGTACAATTTCTCATTACACCCATCAGCAGTTTTTATTTTGGAAGCTTCCCTACTTACTTTTTATTGACCAACCTGGTTTGGGTACCTCTCTCATTTATTCTCATGATATTGGGGATAATAGTCCTGATCACCTGTTCCTTTTATTTACCTCTGAGCCATTTGATGGGTAGTTGTTGTGCCTGGAGTATACAAGCAGGATTACATTTCTTTGATCAAGTTGAAAAATGGCCCATTTATAAAATTGACCAATTGATGATTTATCCGGAACAACTGGTATTTATTTATTCAGCTTTCTTTTGCATTTTCCTTTGGCTGAAATTTAATTACAGATCCATGATGTTTGCCGCCCTCCTTTTTTTACTATCTTTTGCAATAGTCTATCCCATGAGAATATGGAAATTCAGCAAGGAATCTGAGCTGGTACTTTATTCGAAAAACAAGGAAAGTGTAATGGATATCAGAACCGGACTCAAGGTCTTTTCCTTCGTCCAAGAAAATCAATCAATTCCGGTCTTAAATTATTATCATCAGTATCATCAGATCAAGGAAAGAGAAATCATAAGAATGGATGAAAATATGGCTTATCACTTCAAGACCTTAGATCTGAATTCAGACAGCATTTCATGGTGCATAAATCTAAATGGCTTCAATGATGGTTTAGAAAAATGTACAAAAAAAATGTTACTGGTAAGAAATTTAATAAAATTAGACAGCTGCATGATTTTAGATCATCAACCGGACTTGGTTGTATTGTGCAAACAAAATCGAACAGCAATAATTAATCAGCTTACCCACTTCTTATCCAATGAAAACATACCATTTGTGGATATGAGAACTGGAACTCAGTTAATAAAATTTTAA
- a CDS encoding helix-hairpin-helix domain-containing protein yields the protein MRKPSSANLYLSQKERLGLSLLMLTLVVFIMVPYLWRPKINFAELSSLPKVAPIIKKSFTKNSHPPESKPEKPSPGELKSKNKITSEVIELFYFDPNNLNESASKKLGISPKAYNNLQKYLKAGGKIKKADDLQKIYGMDAELLQKLRPYLKIPETKTRSGEEGHPTTNSLPFTKKIEPFEINKATCEEWKSLPGIGDKLSARILKYKSALGGFIHKSQVCEVYGIDDSLCTAISRYLDCSPSLVKIKINSVDLDELEIHPYLNHKQAEFIINYRRQHQKIKDLKELESTGFFKKDELNKIEPYLDFQ from the coding sequence ATGAGAAAACCATCTTCAGCAAATCTCTACCTCTCCCAAAAAGAAAGACTTGGGCTTTCCTTACTGATGCTTACTTTGGTTGTTTTTATCATGGTGCCCTACCTCTGGCGCCCAAAAATAAATTTTGCTGAACTCAGCAGCTTACCAAAAGTAGCTCCCATAATAAAAAAATCTTTTACAAAGAATTCGCATCCTCCGGAATCAAAACCCGAAAAGCCTTCTCCTGGTGAGTTGAAATCAAAAAATAAAATCACTTCAGAGGTAATTGAACTTTTTTATTTTGATCCAAATAATTTAAATGAATCAGCGTCAAAAAAATTGGGAATTTCCCCAAAAGCATATAACAATTTACAAAAATATCTGAAGGCTGGAGGAAAGATTAAAAAGGCAGATGATCTCCAAAAAATTTACGGGATGGATGCTGAACTCCTTCAAAAATTAAGACCCTACCTCAAAATCCCGGAAACCAAAACAAGATCAGGTGAAGAAGGCCATCCCACAACAAATTCACTCCCTTTCACTAAAAAAATTGAACCATTTGAAATCAATAAAGCAACCTGCGAAGAATGGAAATCGCTTCCCGGCATTGGGGATAAATTATCTGCGCGCATTCTAAAATATAAATCTGCATTAGGGGGATTTATACATAAAAGTCAAGTATGTGAAGTCTATGGAATCGACGACAGTCTGTGTACAGCGATCTCCAGATATCTGGATTGCTCACCTTCTTTGGTCAAAATAAAAATCAATTCTGTGGACTTGGATGAACTTGAAATTCATCCATATTTAAATCACAAACAAGCAGAATTTATCATTAATTACCGAAGGCAACATCAGAAAATTAAAGATTTAAAAGAATTGGAGTCTACTGGTTTTTTCAAAAAAGATGAACTCAATAAAATTGAACCTTATCTCGACTTCCAATAA
- the tsaD gene encoding tRNA (adenosine(37)-N6)-threonylcarbamoyltransferase complex transferase subunit TsaD: MEKKAVILLGIESSCDDTSMAVLVDGKVASNVTYNQTIHAKYGGVIPEWASRKHMEAVVPVMEEALLTAKCSLQDLDGIAVTRGPGLMGSLVVGLCFAKGLSYSLDIPLMLVNHLEAHVLSLLIEEPKPEFPFLCLTVSGGHTQLVIVRDYDRLEVIGHTLDDAAGEAFDKTGKLLGLGYPAGPEMDKLARIGKPIFKFPISKMKGLDYSFSGLKTSVLYFLKDRLKEDPHFITDHLNDLCASIQYTIVEILCHQLVKASEQNGIKRIGIAGGVSANSGLREKLHALAQKHSWEVFMPKMEYCTDNAAMIAMGGFQKWKKGLFAEDDIEPLARMPIGT, encoded by the coding sequence TTGGAAAAGAAAGCAGTCATTTTACTGGGTATCGAGAGTTCCTGTGACGACACTTCCATGGCAGTTTTAGTGGACGGAAAGGTGGCATCCAATGTTACTTACAACCAAACTATTCATGCGAAATATGGAGGCGTAATTCCTGAATGGGCCTCCAGAAAACACATGGAAGCTGTGGTGCCGGTGATGGAAGAAGCCTTGTTGACTGCAAAATGTAGCCTTCAGGATTTGGATGGAATTGCCGTAACCCGAGGGCCAGGTTTAATGGGGTCTTTGGTGGTAGGTCTGTGTTTTGCCAAGGGATTGTCTTACAGCCTGGATATTCCCTTGATGCTTGTCAATCATTTGGAGGCTCATGTGCTCTCACTTCTGATAGAGGAGCCCAAACCTGAATTTCCTTTTTTATGTTTGACGGTATCCGGGGGACATACACAGTTGGTGATCGTCCGTGATTACGACCGATTGGAAGTAATCGGCCACACTTTGGATGATGCGGCAGGAGAGGCCTTTGACAAAACGGGAAAGTTGCTTGGTCTGGGTTATCCGGCAGGTCCGGAGATGGATAAACTGGCCCGTATAGGGAAACCAATTTTTAAATTTCCAATTTCTAAGATGAAAGGTCTTGACTACAGTTTTTCAGGATTAAAAACTTCGGTGTTGTACTTCTTAAAGGATAGACTGAAGGAAGACCCACATTTTATTACGGACCATCTAAATGATTTGTGCGCCTCCATCCAGTATACCATTGTAGAAATTCTTTGTCATCAATTGGTAAAGGCATCCGAACAAAACGGTATAAAAAGAATTGGAATCGCAGGAGGAGTTTCTGCCAACAGCGGTCTACGTGAAAAGCTTCATGCACTTGCACAAAAACACAGCTGGGAGGTGTTTATGCCAAAGATGGAATATTGTACCGACAATGCCGCCATGATTGCGATGGGTGGATTTCAAAAGTGGAAGAAAGGTTTATTTGCGGAGGACGATATCGAACCGCTGGCAAGGATGCCTATTGGAACATGA